The Stackebrandtia nassauensis DSM 44728 genome includes the window CCAACCTGCAGACCGGCGCCGCCGACTCGATCACCGAGCACCCGATCGGGCTGTTGACCAAGCTGCGGTTCCGCGTCACCGTCAACACCGACAACCGGCTGATGAGCGGCACCAGCCTGTCGCGCGAGATGGCGCTGCTGTCGGACGCCTTCGGTTACGGCTGGCCGGAACTGCGCTGGTTCACCATCAACGCCATGAAGAGTTCCTTCATCCGTTTCGACGAGCGGCTGGCCATCATCGACGACGTCATCAAGCCCGCGTACACCAAACTCATCGGCGGCTGACGGGCCTCTCGACCGATTCGTCCCGAATGTGGATGAATAGTGGACGGTCCGGCCAATCTTGGGGCGGGAGCGACGCCCGCGCTCCCGTAGCCCGAGTCATTGGAGTCCGTCATGGATACCCCATACCCTAAATATCGAAGTATGCGCACGTTTACAACGTTGTTGCTCAGTCTGGTGCTCGCCGCGACCCTGCTGGCGTTCGGCGCGGGCCCGGCGCAGGCCGACCCGGAAGTCAAGGCCAACCCGGAGGGGATCGACGTCTCCCACTACCAGGGAGCCATCAACTGGGGAGCGGTGCGCTCCGCCGGCATCGAGTTCGCCTGGATCAAGTCCACCGAGGGAACCAGTTACAAGGACCCGCGGTTCAACACCAACTACCCGGCCGCCCACGCCGCCGGGGTCATCCGGGGCGCGTACCACTTCGCGCGGCCCGGCAGCTCCTCCGGCGCCACCCAGGCCAACTACTTCGCCTCCTCCGGCGGCGCCTGGTCCGCCGACAACCTGACCCTGCCCGGAGCCCTGGACCTGGAAGCGGGCTGCCACGGCCTGTCCCAGACCGCCATGCGCAACTGGATCCTGGACTTCTACAACACCTACAAGTCGCGCACCGGTCGCGACGTCGTCATCTACACCACCCGCAGCTGGTGGACCAGCTGCACCGGCAACTGGACCGGAATGGGAACCCGCAGCCCGCTGTGGGTCGCCCACTGGGGAGTGTCCTCTCCGGCCATTCCGGTCGGGTTCCCGACCTGGACCGCCTGGCAGTTCACCGACAACGGCCGCGTCAACGGCATCTCCGGAGCCGTGGACCGCAACCACTTCAACGGTTCCCGTGATCGGTTGCTGGCGCTCGCCAACAACACGTAACCCCCGATACGCCGGGTAGGCAGCGACATGCCTACCCGGCGTGTTGCGCACCGGTCGTTCCCGGGACTAACCTGAGGCTCCGGATCACGGATGGAGACGGCTCATGCCCCGCCCTCGCCTGTTCACCACACTCGCCCTCACCGCCGTACTGGCTCTCACCGGATGCGCCCCCACCGCCTCCGACGACGACGGCGACACGAAGGTCGACGCCAGCGCCAAGGCCCGTGACTGGGCCGAACGCCAACTCAAGTCGCTCAGTCTTGAGGAGAAGGTCGGCCAGATGTTCACCCACTACGCCTACGGCCAGACCGCCGACACCACCGAGTCGGCCGATGTCAAACGCAACCAGAAACTTCACGGCGTCGACAACGCCAAGCAGCTGATCGAGAAGTACCACCTCGGCGGAATCATCTACTTCGGATGGTCGAACAACCTCGCCAACCCCGGCCAGGTCGCCGGACTGTCCAACGGGATGCAGAAGACCGCGATGTCCCAGGGCGGCGAGATACCGCTGCTGGTGTCCACCGACCAGGAGACCGGCACCGTGGTGCGGCTGGGCCCACCGGCCACCGAATGGCCCGGCAACATGGCGCTGGGCGCCGGACGCGACCGCGGCGACGCCCGCGACACGGCGGCCATCGCCGGGGTCGAGCTGCGCGCCGTGGGCATCAACCAGAACTTCGCGCCCTCGGGCGACGTCAACGTCAACCCGCAGAACCCGGTCATCGGGGTGCGCTCGTACAGCTCCGACCCGAAACTGGTCGCCAAGTTCACCGGCGAACAGGTCAAGGGCTACCAGGGCCGCCACGGCACCAGCGCCACCGTGAAGCACTTCCCGGGCCACGGCGACACCCACGAGGACAGCCACACCGACCTGCCGCGCATCGAGCACACCAAGGAACAGTGGAAGAAGCTGGACGCGCCGCCGTTCAAGGCCGCCATCAAGTCCGGTGTCGACACCGTGATGTCGGCGCACATCCAGTTCCCGGCGCTGGACGCGTCCGAGAAACCCGCCACCCTGTCCAAGCCGATCCTGACCGGACTGCTGCGTGAGGAACTGGGCTTCGACGGCGTGATCGTCACCGACTCGCTGGGGATGCAGGGCGTGCGCGAGCTGTACACCGACGCCGAGATCCCCGTCATGGCCATCAAGGCCGGGGTCGACCAGCTGCTGATGCCCGCCGACCTGAAGGTCGCCTACGAAGCGGTGCTGGCCGCCGTCAAGAGCGGTGAGATCACCGAGAAGCGCATCGACAAGTCGGTGAAGCGACTGCTGACGCTGAAGTACCTGCGCGGCGTCGTCAAGAACCCCTATGTGGACCCCGACAAGGTCGACGACACCGTCGGCACCGAGGATCACCTGGCCACCGCCCAGGCGATCACCGACAAGACCACGACACTGGTCAAGAACGACGGCGACGCGCTGCCGCTGTCGAAGGACACCGGCAAGGTCTTCGTGGCCGGGGACGGCGCCAACACCACGTCCATCCTGGCCAAACAGATCGGCAAGCTGGGTCCGGCCACCGAGGCGCTCAACACCGGCGCCGACCCCAACGCCGCCACCATCTCCGGGGCGGTCGAGAAGGCCAAACAGGCCGACGTCGCGGTGGTGGCCACCAACACCGTCCGCGCCCACCCGGCCCAGGCCGACCTGGTGAAAGCCTTGCGCGACAGTGGAACCAAGGTGGTCGTCGTCGGGGTCAAGGAACCCTACGACATCAACCGGTTCCCGGAGGTCGACTCCTATGTGGCCTCCTACGGTTACAACACGCCGGTGCTGACCGCCGTCGCCAAGGTGCTGTTCGGCGAGGTGGACCCGCGCGGCAAGCTGCCCGTCACGATTCCCAAGGCCGACGACCCCGACGCGACGTTGTACGAGTTCGGGCACGGCCTCTCCTACGAGTAAGGACATCTTCCGTGCGTCGACGCAACGTTCTGGCCGCCTCGGCGGCCGTGACCACCGCCGGGTTGCTCGCCGGTTCCGCCCCCGCCGCCCACGCCCGCAACGGACGCAGGGTGCGCACCGGCTTCGCCAACCTCGCCGCCTCCGGGTACCGGGAGCTGCGGGGACAGCGGGTCGGGATCATCTCCAACCCGACCGGCATCACCTCCGACCTCAGCCACGAGGTCGACGTGATGCACTTCGACAGCGACGTCGACCTGCGGGCGGTCTTCGGGCCGGAGCACGGTTTCCGGGGCACCTCGCAGGCCGGTCAGGGCGAGGACTTCTTCGAGGACCCCAAGACCGGGCTGCCGGTGTACAACGCCTACAACGACCCGCAGAAGATGAAGGACTACTTCGCCGAGCGGGAGCTCGAGACCGTCGTGTTCGACATCCAGGACGTCGGATCCCGGTTCTACACCTACATCTGGACCATGTACCTGGCCATGGACGCCGCGGCCCAGGCCGGGTGCCGGTTCGTGGTCCTCGACCGCCCCAACCCGACCACCGCCAGCAACGCCTACGGGCCGATCCTGCACGAGAAGTTCGCGACCTTCGTCGGGCTCAAACCGATCTCGCAGCGGCACGGCATGACGGTCGGCGAACTCGCCGAGTTGTTCAACGGCGAGTTCCTCGACAACGCCGTCGACCTGACCGTGGTGGAGATGTCGGGCTGGCGGCGCCGGATGTCCTTCGACGAGACCGGACTACCGTGGGTGCCGCCGTCGCCGAACATGCCCCAGATCGGCACCGCCCGGCTGTACCCGGGCACCTGCCTGTTCGAGGCCAGCGCCCTGTCGGAGGGGCGCGGCACCACGCTGCCGTTCCAGCTGATCGGCGCCCCCGACATCGACCACAGGTGGGAGGAGGCGCTCAACAAGCAGAAGATCCCGGGGGTGCGGTTCCGGGAGGCGTACTTCGTGCCCACGTTCTCCAAGTGGTCGGGCAAGACCTGCGGCGGCGTCGAAGTCCAGGTCACCGACTACGACCGCTTCGACCCGATCCGCACCGCGCTGGCCATGATCATCACCCAGCGCGAGGTGTTCCCGAAATACGGCTGGCGCACCGAATCCGACCCCAACGCGCACCCGTGGATCGACAAGCTCACCGGCTCCGCCCAGGTCCGCAAGGCCATCGAGGCGGGAGCCGACGTCGACGAGGTCATGGAGGGCTGGAAGTCCGAACTGGACGACTTCCGCGACGTCCGCGCCGAGTACCTGCGATACCGATGAAACGCCGTCCACGCGGCTGAACCCGGCCGCGCGGACCATCGGGGCCGTCTGGCCGAAGCTGGTCGAGCGGCCCCACCGCCGGTTCCGCCCGGTCCCGGCGCTGCCCGTCCGCCACCCGGAGGTTCCCATGAAACGTCGAAGCCTGTTCAGCGGTGCCGCGCTGGTCGCGGGCTCGCCGATACTGTTGGGCATGCCCCAAGCCGCCGCCGCCTTCGACCCCTCCGGTTTTGAAGGCACTGCCGGGCCGCCGACGATCACGCCGGAGGACCTGCGGTTCCGGCCCCGCAGGTTGCGGCCGGGCAGCGCGCATTCCGCCGGGCTGCTCAAGGAGTACGTCGACAGGATCGTCCCCGACACCGCCGCCTTCATGAAGCCCGGCGGTCCCGAGCGGCCCCGGCCCTCGCACCCCGGTTTCGTGGTGCTGGCCGCCCGCGACGGGGTGATCGTCACCCATGAGGCGGGCGGGCACGCGCTGCGGTACGCGTCCTACGACGGTGCCACCGACACCGCCGTGGAACTGCCGGACGCCGACAAGGTGGCGATGACCAAGGACACCATCTTCGACGTCGCCTCGATGTCCAAACTTTTCACCTCGATGGTCGCCACCCAGTTGGCCGCATCCGGGGACCTCGACCTGGACGCCACGGTCGCCGGTTACCTGCCCGAGTTCGCCGCCGTCGACCCGGCCAAGGCCCCGATCACGGTCAAGCAGCTGCTGACCCACATCTCGGGGATGCGCTCGTGGCTGCCGCTGTACGCCGAGCCCGACAACCCGTCGCGGCTGCGCGCCATCTACAAGTCGCCGCTGCGGCGCGAACCCGGTTCCGGGTACGAGTACTCGGATCTCAACCTCATCACGCTGTCGGCCATCATCGAGTCCATCACCGGATCCACTCTGGACGTCGAGGTGGCCGAGCGGATCACCAAGCCGCTTGGCCTGTCCGACACGGGATACAACCCGGCCGCGTCCGAGGTGCACCGGATCGCGGCGACCGAGTTCCAACCCGGCCTGGGCCGGGGCATGATCCGGGGCCGCGTCCACGACGAGAACGCCTGGTCCTTCGGCGGCGTCGCCGGACACGCGGGGGTGTTCTCCACCGCGCGCGACATCGCGATCTTCGCCCAGACGATCCTCAACGGCGGCAGCTACGGGAGTACCCGGCTGCTGTCCCGCGACTGGGTGCGGGCGCTGTTGACCAACTACAACACCTCCTTCCCGCCCGAGGCCGGTCGCGGCCTCGGCTGGCAGATCGATCAGCGGTTCTACATGGACGGTCTGTCGTCCCCGGTCAGCGCGGGGCACACCGGATTCACCGGTACCTGCGTCGTCATCGATCCCATCGCGGGTTCGCTGTATGTGCTGCTCACCAACCGCGTCCACCCCACCCGCAACTGGGGCACCGACAGCGTCTACCGCCGCGCCGGAGCCCGCGATCTGGCCCGCGCCGTGGCGGTCCGCCCGCGACACCGCGAAGCCTGGTATGCCCCCGCGGTGCCCGCCAGCCTCAGTCTCGGCTTCGACGAACCGCTCGACGCGACCACCGCCAGTTTCGCACTGTGGTACGACACCGACCCCACAGCGCTGGTGGAGCTGCAATCCAGCACCGACGGCGAACAGTGGACCAAGGTCGAGCTCAAGCTGTCGGCCGACGGCCACGACTGGGTCTCCGACAGCCTGTCGGGCTTCGAGGGCCGCCAATGGCTCTCGGTACGGGCGAAACTCCCGTCGGGAACGACGGGCCTGCGCTGGCACCACAACGGCGGCGACGGCTCCCGGCGAGGCCGCGGGGTCTACGTCGACAAGGTCCGCCTACGCCGCGACGGCGACACGATCTTCGACAGCGAGCGCCCCTCCGACGCGGCCCGCTTCCAACCCGAAGGCTGGACCCTCTCCCGCGACTAGCCGCGAGCGGCGGGCCGCAACGGCTCGGCCCCGTCCCGCGCCCCGCCGCGAGCCTGCGGCCGCGGCTTCGCTTCGAGCTTGGGCGTGAGCCTTGGCTGAGCTCGCAACGGGTGGGCTCAGCTCGGGTCTGGGATGGCGCGCTCGGATACCCGGCCGGCGAGGATCGGTTGGCCGTCGCCGGCCAGCTCGCTGGCGACGCCGGGGCGTCCCGCCAGCGTCATGAGCAGCGCCTCGCCCGGCCCGCGTACTTCTGGACCCGTGCCGGTGACGAAGTCGCAGTCGGTGGCGACCAGCCGCAGCCCCTTGGCCCGCTGGCGCGCCTTGATCGGCGGGGCTCCCAGGGCGAGCCGCAGCACCACGGCCAGCCGTTCCGGCGGGATCCGGCGGGGCATGCCCAGCGGGCGGCGGATGTCCTGGTGGTGGATCGTCCCGTCGACGAGCGCGACCATGCCGCCGAACGCCGTGGTCAGCCCCCGTGGGGTGAGGTGCGCGTTGAGCGCGTCGAGCAGTTGTCGTGGCGTGTGTGACTCGTAGTGGGCCAAGCCGATGGTGTTGCCCCGCTTGAGGCTGAACCCCGCTCGCAGGAGTCGCCTGGCGGTGGCCCAGCGGCTGAGTTCGTCGTAGCTGATCACGTGGGCCACCACGTCCCGCACCCGCCAGCCCTCGCACAGGCTCGGCGCCTGCCACTGCTCGTCCGACAGTTCGGCGAGGAATCCGGCGAGCTCGGTGCGTTCCCGGCGTGCCAGTTCCATTCGCGACGCAGTGGCCGCGTCGGTGGGTTCGGGGGACATGGACGAAGCCTATGTTCACCGGGTGACATTCGCCTGTCGCTAGGATCGGGCGTGTGATCCTCGCCGTCGACAACACCTCGCCGGTACCGCCGTACGAGCAGGTTCGCTCGGAACTGGCCCGACAGATCAACGACCACGTGCTGCCCGTGGGAACCCGGCTGCCCACCGTGCGCAAACTCGCCGACGACCTGGGCCTGGCCCCCAACACCGTGGCCCGGTCGTACCGGGAGCTGGAGGAGGCCGGACTGATCGAGACGCGCGGACGGGCCGGAAGCTTCGTCAGCGCCGCGGGTGACGTGTCCCGGCAGCGCGTGAACGCCGCCGCCGAGCAGTACGCCGAGGCGGTGCGGCGGCTCGGCATCGACCGGGCCGAGGCCCTGGACATCGTCGCCGCCGCGCTCGATCGGCTGTGACCACGGCCGGTGCGGGGTGTCACCGAGCCCTCATCTCGCACTCCGGTGCGGACGATCTGGTAATGACGCTCTAGACTCGTCCGGGGTGGCTCATGAATGTCTGGTCGGCGCTGCCGCGCCGTCTGCTCGCCACGAAGCCATCAACCAAAAGCAATGAAAACGCACTGAGGAGAACGTCTGTGAAAAGCACCGTCGAAACCCTGAGCCCCACCAGGGTGCGGCTGTCGGTCGAGGTGCCGTTTGAGGAGCTCGCCACGCACGTGACACAGGCGTATAAGAAGGTCGGTCAGCAGGTGAAGGTCCCGGGTTTCCGTCCGGGGAAGGCCCCGCGCGCCGTCATCGACCAGCGCGTCGGCAAGGATGCCATCTACGCGCAGGCCACCGACGAGGCACTGCCCAGCCAGCTGTACGCCGCGATCCGTGAGAACGAGGTCCGCATTCTGGGGCGGCCCAGCGTCACCGAGATGGAGCCGATCGTCGAGGGCAAGCCGTTCACCTTCACCGCCGAGGTCGACGTCGCCCCCGAGTTCGAGCTGCCGGACCTGGCCTCGCTGGAGGTCACCGTCGACTCCACCGAGGTCACCGACGAGCAGATCGACGCGGAGATCGAGAACCTGCGACTGCGCTTCGGCACCCTCAAGTCGGTCGACCGTCCCGCGGCCACCGGTGACTTCGTCACCATGGACCTGCGCGCCACCATCGACGGCGAGGAGGTCGAGGGCGGCAGCACCACCGGTATGTCGCACGAGGTCGGCGCCGGGGACCTGCTCGACGGTCTCGACGACACCCTGGTCGGCATGAAGGCCGACGACACCAAGACCTTCACCACCGCGCTGGCCGGTGGCGACCGCGCCGGTGAGGACGCCGAGGTCGAGGTCAAGGTGGGCAGCGTCAAGGAACGCGAGCTGCCCCCGCTGGACGACGACTTCGCCCAGCTGGCCTCCGAACACGACACCATGGACGAACTGCGCGCCTCCACCCGCGAGACGCTGGCCAAGCGCGCCGAGGCCAACCAGGGCCGCCAGGTCCGGGAGAACACCATCGACGCGCTCGTCGAGGCCATCGAACTGCCGGTGCCGGACTCCGCGATCGAGGAGGAGGTCAGCCACCGCGTCGACCACCTGCGCAACCAGCTGTCGGAGATGAACCTCGACCTGGACACGTACCTGTCCTCGCAGGGCCAGACCCTGGAGGAGTACACCGACGACCAGAAGGAGACCGCCACGGTCGGCCTGCGTCGTCAGCTCGTCCTGGACAAGGCCGCCGAGGCCAAGGAGGTTCAGGTCTCGGCCGAGCAGCTGACCGAGGAGATCCGGGCCCGTGCCTTCCAGCAGGGCGTCCCGGCCGAGCAGCACCAGGCCTTCGCCAAC containing:
- a CDS encoding GH25 family lysozyme, with product MRTFTTLLLSLVLAATLLAFGAGPAQADPEVKANPEGIDVSHYQGAINWGAVRSAGIEFAWIKSTEGTSYKDPRFNTNYPAAHAAGVIRGAYHFARPGSSSGATQANYFASSGGAWSADNLTLPGALDLEAGCHGLSQTAMRNWILDFYNTYKSRTGRDVVIYTTRSWWTSCTGNWTGMGTRSPLWVAHWGVSSPAIPVGFPTWTAWQFTDNGRVNGISGAVDRNHFNGSRDRLLALANNT
- a CDS encoding glycoside hydrolase family 3 protein, producing the protein MPRPRLFTTLALTAVLALTGCAPTASDDDGDTKVDASAKARDWAERQLKSLSLEEKVGQMFTHYAYGQTADTTESADVKRNQKLHGVDNAKQLIEKYHLGGIIYFGWSNNLANPGQVAGLSNGMQKTAMSQGGEIPLLVSTDQETGTVVRLGPPATEWPGNMALGAGRDRGDARDTAAIAGVELRAVGINQNFAPSGDVNVNPQNPVIGVRSYSSDPKLVAKFTGEQVKGYQGRHGTSATVKHFPGHGDTHEDSHTDLPRIEHTKEQWKKLDAPPFKAAIKSGVDTVMSAHIQFPALDASEKPATLSKPILTGLLREELGFDGVIVTDSLGMQGVRELYTDAEIPVMAIKAGVDQLLMPADLKVAYEAVLAAVKSGEITEKRIDKSVKRLLTLKYLRGVVKNPYVDPDKVDDTVGTEDHLATAQAITDKTTTLVKNDGDALPLSKDTGKVFVAGDGANTTSILAKQIGKLGPATEALNTGADPNAATISGAVEKAKQADVAVVATNTVRAHPAQADLVKALRDSGTKVVVVGVKEPYDINRFPEVDSYVASYGYNTPVLTAVAKVLFGEVDPRGKLPVTIPKADDPDATLYEFGHGLSYE
- a CDS encoding exo-beta-N-acetylmuramidase NamZ family protein; amino-acid sequence: MRRRNVLAASAAVTTAGLLAGSAPAAHARNGRRVRTGFANLAASGYRELRGQRVGIISNPTGITSDLSHEVDVMHFDSDVDLRAVFGPEHGFRGTSQAGQGEDFFEDPKTGLPVYNAYNDPQKMKDYFAERELETVVFDIQDVGSRFYTYIWTMYLAMDAAAQAGCRFVVLDRPNPTTASNAYGPILHEKFATFVGLKPISQRHGMTVGELAELFNGEFLDNAVDLTVVEMSGWRRRMSFDETGLPWVPPSPNMPQIGTARLYPGTCLFEASALSEGRGTTLPFQLIGAPDIDHRWEEALNKQKIPGVRFREAYFVPTFSKWSGKTCGGVEVQVTDYDRFDPIRTALAMIITQREVFPKYGWRTESDPNAHPWIDKLTGSAQVRKAIEAGADVDEVMEGWKSELDDFRDVRAEYLRYR
- a CDS encoding serine hydrolase domain-containing protein, with product MKRRSLFSGAALVAGSPILLGMPQAAAAFDPSGFEGTAGPPTITPEDLRFRPRRLRPGSAHSAGLLKEYVDRIVPDTAAFMKPGGPERPRPSHPGFVVLAARDGVIVTHEAGGHALRYASYDGATDTAVELPDADKVAMTKDTIFDVASMSKLFTSMVATQLAASGDLDLDATVAGYLPEFAAVDPAKAPITVKQLLTHISGMRSWLPLYAEPDNPSRLRAIYKSPLRREPGSGYEYSDLNLITLSAIIESITGSTLDVEVAERITKPLGLSDTGYNPAASEVHRIAATEFQPGLGRGMIRGRVHDENAWSFGGVAGHAGVFSTARDIAIFAQTILNGGSYGSTRLLSRDWVRALLTNYNTSFPPEAGRGLGWQIDQRFYMDGLSSPVSAGHTGFTGTCVVIDPIAGSLYVLLTNRVHPTRNWGTDSVYRRAGARDLARAVAVRPRHREAWYAPAVPASLSLGFDEPLDATTASFALWYDTDPTALVELQSSTDGEQWTKVELKLSADGHDWVSDSLSGFEGRQWLSVRAKLPSGTTGLRWHHNGGDGSRRGRGVYVDKVRLRRDGDTIFDSERPSDAARFQPEGWTLSRD
- a CDS encoding maleylpyruvate isomerase family mycothiol-dependent enzyme, whose translation is MSPEPTDAATASRMELARRERTELAGFLAELSDEQWQAPSLCEGWRVRDVVAHVISYDELSRWATARRLLRAGFSLKRGNTIGLAHYESHTPRQLLDALNAHLTPRGLTTAFGGMVALVDGTIHHQDIRRPLGMPRRIPPERLAVVLRLALGAPPIKARQRAKGLRLVATDCDFVTGTGPEVRGPGEALLMTLAGRPGVASELAGDGQPILAGRVSERAIPDPS
- a CDS encoding GntR family transcriptional regulator; this encodes MILAVDNTSPVPPYEQVRSELARQINDHVLPVGTRLPTVRKLADDLGLAPNTVARSYRELEEAGLIETRGRAGSFVSAAGDVSRQRVNAAAEQYAEAVRRLGIDRAEALDIVAAALDRL
- the tig gene encoding trigger factor, with the translated sequence MKSTVETLSPTRVRLSVEVPFEELATHVTQAYKKVGQQVKVPGFRPGKAPRAVIDQRVGKDAIYAQATDEALPSQLYAAIRENEVRILGRPSVTEMEPIVEGKPFTFTAEVDVAPEFELPDLASLEVTVDSTEVTDEQIDAEIENLRLRFGTLKSVDRPAATGDFVTMDLRATIDGEEVEGGSTTGMSHEVGAGDLLDGLDDTLVGMKADDTKTFTTALAGGDRAGEDAEVEVKVGSVKERELPPLDDDFAQLASEHDTMDELRASTRETLAKRAEANQGRQVRENTIDALVEAIELPVPDSAIEEEVSHRVDHLRNQLSEMNLDLDTYLSSQGQTLEEYTDDQKETATVGLRRQLVLDKAAEAKEVQVSAEQLTEEIRARAFQQGVPAEQHQAFANELQKRGLLPGLTSELRRALALDEIVREVTVKDSDGNELSNEVLFPQDVEDDDADEGDEKSE